Proteins encoded together in one Triticum dicoccoides isolate Atlit2015 ecotype Zavitan chromosome 7B, WEW_v2.0, whole genome shotgun sequence window:
- the LOC119341620 gene encoding tRNA A64-2'-O-ribosylphosphate transferase-like isoform X2 — MAAAAAAASEHAAEEGPLSIYKAARRIKRRESTLYNALRSVADDAAFVAEIAALWPALPLVANLRCGLWYAQPRSLAATCYFKSTDGHAGNWGFSTARLNLHLALLAGERGGCIIVDSTRKGKRFPDSMAKTIPIWCCVLNRAIQRHRLRAINQGSGLNSETSAVVSNGDAEEYSGSSNWDSSVHLPVWVLETEKNAIEGRIEEWANLFESCGADIHSLALGLQKPLRPLWISQNTRIWLNEVPDHQLWDFTPIILVSASASGTVATQRTASEFSWRYIPGAGDDEESWARGLTPTLFWKHSYDLLDGGPDLCNQLVADIVEKDRVYRAQRGEHSPQVIVKHVKCSSHGLEPYKGDHTIIAQPMNSNPSTIAPANTQYSNGGHVVFWIGTSNLAVGSTMQDGLADMDCILNCDSTSRLPPSSSEDSYLELPIVGSKDERFSLLKNLPKAVSFAKKNLIARRKMLLCCQNGEDISICVALAIITRLFSDTGSFDCGESFMRRDITKLEMRKRLVFICKYAVNARPSRGNLRQVYGFLCNEKEQLPC; from the exons atggcggcggcggcggccgcggcgtcAGAGCACGCGGCCGAGGAGGGGCCGCTGAGCATCTACAAGGCGGCGAGGCGCATCAAGCGGCGGGAGAGCACCCTGTACAACGCGCTGCGGAGCGTGGCGGACGACGCGGCCTTCGTGGCCGAGATCGCGGCGCTCTGGCCGGCGCTGCCGCTGGTCGCCAACCTCCGCTGCGGCCTCTGGTACGCGCAGCCGCGCTCCCTCGCCGCCACCTGCTACTTCAAGTCCACCGACGGCCACGCCGGCAACTGGGGCTTCTCCACGGCCCGCCTCAATCTCCACCTCGCCCTCCTCGCCG GGGAAAGAGGAGGGTGCATAATAGTTGATTCAACGAGGAAAGGGAAACGATTTCCTGACAGCATGGCAAAGACCATACCCATTTGGTGCTGTGTTCTCAATCGAGCCATTCAGAGGCATCGACTGCGGGCTATCAACCAAGGTAGCGGATTGAATTCTGAAACG TCAGCTGTTGTATCAAACGGGGATGCTGAAGAGTACTCTGGTTCATCAAACTGGGATAGCTCAGTTCATCTTCCTGTATGGGTTCTGGAAACTGAGAAAAATGCAATAGAGGGGCGTATTGAAGAATGGGCGAACCTATTTGAATCTTGTGGTGCAGACATTCATTCTCTTGCATTAGGTTTGCAGAAACCACTCCGTCCACTGTGGATATCACAAAATACACGTATATGGTTGAATGAAGTACCAGATCATCAGTTATGGGACTTCACTCCCATCATATTAGTTTCAGCATCTGCATCTGGTACAGTGGCTACACAAAGGACGGCGTCAGAATTCAGCTGGCGCTATATTCCTGGTGCAGGAGATGATGAAGAGAGTTGGGCACGTGGTCTAACTCCTACATTATTCTGGAAGCATTCATACGATCTACTTGATGGTGGACCAGATCTTTGTAATCAGTTAGTTGCCGATATTGTTGAAAAGGATAGGGTTTACCGTGCGCAGAGGGGTGAACATTCTCCACAAGTTATAGTTAAGCATGTAAAGTGCTCAAGCCATGGACTCGAACCCTACAAGGGAGATCATACAATTATCGCACAACCTATGAACTCAAACCCTTCTACTATTGCTCCAGCAAATACACAATACTCCAATGGTGGTCATGTAGTCTTCTGGATTGGGACATCAAACCTTGCAGTAGGATCTACCATGCAAG ATGGCTTGGCTGATATGGATTGCATATTGAACTGTGACAGCACATCAAGATTGCCTCCTAGTTCATCAGAAGATTCTTACCTTGAGCTACCTATTGTG GGTTCCAAGGATGAGCGATTTTCTTTGTTGAAAAATCTTCCTAAAGCAGTTAGCTTTGCAAAGAAAAATCTGATCGCAAGGAGAAAAATGCTGCTATGTTGTCAAAATG GAGAAGATATAAGCATTTGTGTAGCCTTGGCAATAATCACACGGTTATTCAGTGACACTG GGTCCTTTGACTGCGGCGAATCTTTTATGAGAAGAGACATCACCAAGTTGGAGATGAGGAAGAGGCTGGTGTTCATTTGCAAATACGCCGTTAATGCGCGGCCATCTAGGGGAAACTTGAGGCAGGTCTATGGTTTTCTATGCAACGAAAAGGAACAGCTGCCCTGTTAG
- the LOC119341620 gene encoding tRNA A64-2'-O-ribosylphosphate transferase-like isoform X1: MAAAAAAASEHAAEEGPLSIYKAARRIKRRESTLYNALRSVADDAAFVAEIAALWPALPLVANLRCGLWYAQPRSLAATCYFKSTDGHAGNWGFSTARLNLHLALLAGERGGCIIVDSTRKGKRFPDSMAKTIPIWCCVLNRAIQRHRLRAINQGSGLNSETSAVVSNGDAEEYSGSSNWDSSVHLPVWVLETEKNAIEGRIEEWANLFESCGADIHSLALGLQKPLRPLWISQNTRIWLNEVPDHQLWDFTPIILVSASASGTVATQRTASEFSWRYIPGAGDDEESWARGLTPTLFWKHSYDLLDGGPDLCNQLVADIVEKDRVYRAQRGEHSPQVIVKHVKCSSHGLEPYKGDHTIIAQPMNSNPSTIAPANTQYSNGGHVVFWIGTSNLAVGSTMQVADGLADMDCILNCDSTSRLPPSSSEDSYLELPIVGSKDERFSLLKNLPKAVSFAKKNLIARRKMLLCCQNGEDISICVALAIITRLFSDTGSFDCGESFMRRDITKLEMRKRLVFICKYAVNARPSRGNLRQVYGFLCNEKEQLPC; this comes from the exons atggcggcggcggcggccgcggcgtcAGAGCACGCGGCCGAGGAGGGGCCGCTGAGCATCTACAAGGCGGCGAGGCGCATCAAGCGGCGGGAGAGCACCCTGTACAACGCGCTGCGGAGCGTGGCGGACGACGCGGCCTTCGTGGCCGAGATCGCGGCGCTCTGGCCGGCGCTGCCGCTGGTCGCCAACCTCCGCTGCGGCCTCTGGTACGCGCAGCCGCGCTCCCTCGCCGCCACCTGCTACTTCAAGTCCACCGACGGCCACGCCGGCAACTGGGGCTTCTCCACGGCCCGCCTCAATCTCCACCTCGCCCTCCTCGCCG GGGAAAGAGGAGGGTGCATAATAGTTGATTCAACGAGGAAAGGGAAACGATTTCCTGACAGCATGGCAAAGACCATACCCATTTGGTGCTGTGTTCTCAATCGAGCCATTCAGAGGCATCGACTGCGGGCTATCAACCAAGGTAGCGGATTGAATTCTGAAACG TCAGCTGTTGTATCAAACGGGGATGCTGAAGAGTACTCTGGTTCATCAAACTGGGATAGCTCAGTTCATCTTCCTGTATGGGTTCTGGAAACTGAGAAAAATGCAATAGAGGGGCGTATTGAAGAATGGGCGAACCTATTTGAATCTTGTGGTGCAGACATTCATTCTCTTGCATTAGGTTTGCAGAAACCACTCCGTCCACTGTGGATATCACAAAATACACGTATATGGTTGAATGAAGTACCAGATCATCAGTTATGGGACTTCACTCCCATCATATTAGTTTCAGCATCTGCATCTGGTACAGTGGCTACACAAAGGACGGCGTCAGAATTCAGCTGGCGCTATATTCCTGGTGCAGGAGATGATGAAGAGAGTTGGGCACGTGGTCTAACTCCTACATTATTCTGGAAGCATTCATACGATCTACTTGATGGTGGACCAGATCTTTGTAATCAGTTAGTTGCCGATATTGTTGAAAAGGATAGGGTTTACCGTGCGCAGAGGGGTGAACATTCTCCACAAGTTATAGTTAAGCATGTAAAGTGCTCAAGCCATGGACTCGAACCCTACAAGGGAGATCATACAATTATCGCACAACCTATGAACTCAAACCCTTCTACTATTGCTCCAGCAAATACACAATACTCCAATGGTGGTCATGTAGTCTTCTGGATTGGGACATCAAACCTTGCAGTAGGATCTACCATGCAAG TTGCAGATGGCTTGGCTGATATGGATTGCATATTGAACTGTGACAGCACATCAAGATTGCCTCCTAGTTCATCAGAAGATTCTTACCTTGAGCTACCTATTGTG GGTTCCAAGGATGAGCGATTTTCTTTGTTGAAAAATCTTCCTAAAGCAGTTAGCTTTGCAAAGAAAAATCTGATCGCAAGGAGAAAAATGCTGCTATGTTGTCAAAATG GAGAAGATATAAGCATTTGTGTAGCCTTGGCAATAATCACACGGTTATTCAGTGACACTG GGTCCTTTGACTGCGGCGAATCTTTTATGAGAAGAGACATCACCAAGTTGGAGATGAGGAAGAGGCTGGTGTTCATTTGCAAATACGCCGTTAATGCGCGGCCATCTAGGGGAAACTTGAGGCAGGTCTATGGTTTTCTATGCAACGAAAAGGAACAGCTGCCCTGTTAG
- the LOC119341620 gene encoding tRNA A64-2'-O-ribosylphosphate transferase-like isoform X3 has translation MAAAAAAASEHAAEEGPLSIYKAARRIKRRESTLYNALRSVADDAAFVAEIAALWPALPLVANLRCGLWYAQPRSLAATCYFKSTDGHAGNWGFSTARLNLHLALLAGERGGCIIVDSTRKGKRFPDSMAKTIPIWCCVLNRAIQRHRLRAINQAVVSNGDAEEYSGSSNWDSSVHLPVWVLETEKNAIEGRIEEWANLFESCGADIHSLALGLQKPLRPLWISQNTRIWLNEVPDHQLWDFTPIILVSASASGTVATQRTASEFSWRYIPGAGDDEESWARGLTPTLFWKHSYDLLDGGPDLCNQLVADIVEKDRVYRAQRGEHSPQVIVKHVKCSSHGLEPYKGDHTIIAQPMNSNPSTIAPANTQYSNGGHVVFWIGTSNLAVGSTMQVADGLADMDCILNCDSTSRLPPSSSEDSYLELPIVGSKDERFSLLKNLPKAVSFAKKNLIARRKMLLCCQNGEDISICVALAIITRLFSDTGSFDCGESFMRRDITKLEMRKRLVFICKYAVNARPSRGNLRQVYGFLCNEKEQLPC, from the exons atggcggcggcggcggccgcggcgtcAGAGCACGCGGCCGAGGAGGGGCCGCTGAGCATCTACAAGGCGGCGAGGCGCATCAAGCGGCGGGAGAGCACCCTGTACAACGCGCTGCGGAGCGTGGCGGACGACGCGGCCTTCGTGGCCGAGATCGCGGCGCTCTGGCCGGCGCTGCCGCTGGTCGCCAACCTCCGCTGCGGCCTCTGGTACGCGCAGCCGCGCTCCCTCGCCGCCACCTGCTACTTCAAGTCCACCGACGGCCACGCCGGCAACTGGGGCTTCTCCACGGCCCGCCTCAATCTCCACCTCGCCCTCCTCGCCG GGGAAAGAGGAGGGTGCATAATAGTTGATTCAACGAGGAAAGGGAAACGATTTCCTGACAGCATGGCAAAGACCATACCCATTTGGTGCTGTGTTCTCAATCGAGCCATTCAGAGGCATCGACTGCGGGCTATCAACCAAG CTGTTGTATCAAACGGGGATGCTGAAGAGTACTCTGGTTCATCAAACTGGGATAGCTCAGTTCATCTTCCTGTATGGGTTCTGGAAACTGAGAAAAATGCAATAGAGGGGCGTATTGAAGAATGGGCGAACCTATTTGAATCTTGTGGTGCAGACATTCATTCTCTTGCATTAGGTTTGCAGAAACCACTCCGTCCACTGTGGATATCACAAAATACACGTATATGGTTGAATGAAGTACCAGATCATCAGTTATGGGACTTCACTCCCATCATATTAGTTTCAGCATCTGCATCTGGTACAGTGGCTACACAAAGGACGGCGTCAGAATTCAGCTGGCGCTATATTCCTGGTGCAGGAGATGATGAAGAGAGTTGGGCACGTGGTCTAACTCCTACATTATTCTGGAAGCATTCATACGATCTACTTGATGGTGGACCAGATCTTTGTAATCAGTTAGTTGCCGATATTGTTGAAAAGGATAGGGTTTACCGTGCGCAGAGGGGTGAACATTCTCCACAAGTTATAGTTAAGCATGTAAAGTGCTCAAGCCATGGACTCGAACCCTACAAGGGAGATCATACAATTATCGCACAACCTATGAACTCAAACCCTTCTACTATTGCTCCAGCAAATACACAATACTCCAATGGTGGTCATGTAGTCTTCTGGATTGGGACATCAAACCTTGCAGTAGGATCTACCATGCAAG TTGCAGATGGCTTGGCTGATATGGATTGCATATTGAACTGTGACAGCACATCAAGATTGCCTCCTAGTTCATCAGAAGATTCTTACCTTGAGCTACCTATTGTG GGTTCCAAGGATGAGCGATTTTCTTTGTTGAAAAATCTTCCTAAAGCAGTTAGCTTTGCAAAGAAAAATCTGATCGCAAGGAGAAAAATGCTGCTATGTTGTCAAAATG GAGAAGATATAAGCATTTGTGTAGCCTTGGCAATAATCACACGGTTATTCAGTGACACTG GGTCCTTTGACTGCGGCGAATCTTTTATGAGAAGAGACATCACCAAGTTGGAGATGAGGAAGAGGCTGGTGTTCATTTGCAAATACGCCGTTAATGCGCGGCCATCTAGGGGAAACTTGAGGCAGGTCTATGGTTTTCTATGCAACGAAAAGGAACAGCTGCCCTGTTAG